The proteins below come from a single Danio aesculapii chromosome 23, fDanAes4.1, whole genome shotgun sequence genomic window:
- the lrrc23 gene encoding leucine-rich repeat-containing protein 23, with protein sequence MSDSGEDEVSEVLKAESDEEGENEDLGRDEKNNSGGDQLESCPLTQDILARSLSLLCRTGNGLSHAYVRLDLKNKGLTDLALLSSFIHLRYLDLSANHLSDFSPLAGLTQLLWVKGDSNQLHGFEGQPFGQLTFLQWLSIASNRLFDVKGLGGPALETLNLTGNGIQTMQGLEYPNLTNLVTLELRGNCLETTDGIYLPNLRHLYLAQNNIKKLEGLEKLERLITLHLRHNQLETLDGLTANMKCLEYLNVRGNLISSMRALQTLASVGQTLKALVLLDNPIAKTDDYRLYVISQLPQLERVDKDPITPEEKIEAQKKEFEDENAEDQEDD encoded by the exons ATGTCAGACTCTGGTGAAGATGAGGTATCTGAGGTATTGAAAGCAGAGTCTGATGAAGAGGGAGAGAATGAGGATCTTGGAAGGGacgaaaaaaataattcaggtgGAGATCAG CTAGAGTCCTGTCCACTAACCCAGGACATTTTAGCGAGAAGTTTATCCTTGCTATGTCGCACAGGGAATGGTCTGTCTCATGCCTATGTCAGACTTGATCTTAAAAATAA GGGTCTGACAGACCTGGCCTTGCTCAGCTCCTTCATCCATCTGCGTTATTTGGACCTGTCCGCCAATCATTTGTCAGACTTCTCTCCATTGGCTGGCCTCACCCAGCTTCTGTGGGTGAAGGGAGACAGCAACCAGCTTCATGGCTTTGAGGGACAGCCTTTCGGTCAGCTCACTTTCCTGCAGTGGCTCAGCATTGCCAGCAATCGCCTGTTTGATGTGAAGGGTCTCGGAGGCCCAGCACTGGAAACCCTCAATCTTACTG gTAACGGTATCCAGACCATGCAGGGCCTGGaatatccaaatctgaccaatctgGTGACTCTGGAGCTCAGAGGAAATTGTTTGGAAACTACAGATGGCATTTACCTGCCCAACTTACGCCATTTGTATCTG GCTCAGAACAACATAAAGAAACTGGAGGGTCTGGAGAAGCTTGAGCGTCTCATCACTCTTCACCTCAGACATAACCAGTTAGAAACACTGGATGGACTTACTGCCAATATGAAATGCCTCGAGTATCTTAATGTCAG GGGGAACCTTATATCTTCTATGAGGGCTTTGCAGACTCTAGCAAGTGTGGGGCAAACGCTAAAGGCACTTGTGCTTTTGGACAACCCTATTGCGAAGACTGACGATTACAGGCTCTATGTGATCTCACAACTTCCCCAGCTGGAGCGAGTGGACAAAGATCCCATCACACCTGAAGAAAAAATTGAGGCCCAAAAAAAG GAGTTTGAAGATGAAAATGCTGAAGATCAAGAGGACGACTGA